From one Pseudactinotalea sp. HY158 genomic stretch:
- a CDS encoding BCCT family transporter, which produces MWIGDGDSDDEISTKLRRHGMRIGRGMIAPRVFWPALVIILAVVAFAVIAPDATDSVFKGMNGWIVTNLGWYYMLVVGIFVAVAIGLGVSRFGRIRLGKDDEKPEFGLLSWFAMLFAAGMGIGLVFYSVGEPLTYATTDPKPGWDGSGADLAGPAMAQTFLHWGLHPWAIYAVVGLALAYAIHRRGRPVSIRWALEPILGRWVRSWVGDLVDVLAIVGTLFGIATSLGLGVKQISVGLASMGIVETGDNLLLIVLIIVITFLATLSVVSGVGAGIKWLSNINLSLAGLLLIAVLLLGPTVFLFQNLVEALGIYLGDLFQMTFDVGAYQRGEGAADWFSNWTVFYWGWWISWSPFVGVFIARISRGRTIRQFVAGVLLVPTIVGFLWFSVLGGTGLFEELFGGADIVANNLSEDGSLIVESAIFDALGRLPLGSAFSFLAILLVAIFFITSSDSGSLVVDMLASGGHPNPPIWSRVLWATLEGLVAAALLLAGGLGALQAAALATALPFSIVLLAMCWANVKALRLDSQVIERDRLEERLNRVTDHIADVVTEDFSKYPQLESYVDDRIDYRLSRTRTAFGSRPTPPAKG; this is translated from the coding sequence ATGTGGATCGGCGACGGGGACTCGGACGACGAGATCAGCACCAAGCTGCGCCGACACGGGATGCGGATCGGCCGCGGGATGATCGCTCCACGGGTCTTCTGGCCCGCCCTGGTCATCATCCTCGCCGTGGTCGCGTTCGCAGTCATCGCCCCGGACGCGACGGACAGCGTGTTCAAGGGCATGAACGGCTGGATCGTCACGAACCTCGGCTGGTACTACATGCTCGTGGTCGGGATCTTCGTGGCGGTCGCGATCGGCCTCGGGGTCTCCCGGTTCGGGCGGATCCGGCTGGGCAAGGACGACGAGAAGCCGGAGTTCGGTCTCCTGTCGTGGTTCGCGATGCTGTTCGCGGCCGGCATGGGCATCGGGCTCGTGTTCTACTCCGTGGGAGAGCCGCTCACGTACGCCACGACCGACCCGAAGCCGGGCTGGGACGGCAGCGGTGCGGACCTCGCCGGACCGGCCATGGCGCAGACGTTCCTGCACTGGGGGCTGCACCCCTGGGCCATCTACGCCGTGGTCGGCCTCGCACTCGCCTACGCGATCCACCGGCGAGGACGCCCCGTCTCCATCCGCTGGGCGCTCGAACCGATCCTCGGCAGGTGGGTGCGCAGCTGGGTGGGAGACCTCGTCGACGTGCTCGCGATCGTGGGCACGCTGTTCGGCATCGCCACCTCGCTCGGGCTCGGGGTCAAGCAGATCTCGGTCGGGCTGGCATCGATGGGCATCGTCGAGACCGGTGACAACCTGCTCCTCATCGTGCTCATCATCGTCATCACCTTCCTCGCCACCCTGTCCGTGGTCAGCGGTGTCGGCGCCGGGATCAAATGGCTCTCCAACATCAACCTCTCGCTCGCCGGCCTCCTGCTCATCGCGGTGTTGCTGCTCGGCCCGACCGTCTTCCTCTTCCAGAACCTGGTCGAGGCCCTGGGCATCTACCTGGGCGACCTGTTCCAGATGACGTTCGACGTCGGGGCCTATCAGCGCGGTGAGGGCGCGGCCGACTGGTTCTCGAACTGGACGGTCTTCTACTGGGGCTGGTGGATCTCCTGGTCGCCGTTCGTGGGCGTGTTCATCGCCCGCATCTCCCGGGGCCGGACGATCCGCCAGTTCGTGGCCGGTGTGCTGCTCGTGCCGACCATCGTCGGGTTCCTGTGGTTCTCCGTGCTCGGCGGTACCGGCCTGTTCGAGGAGCTCTTCGGGGGCGCCGACATCGTCGCGAACAACCTGAGCGAGGACGGCTCGCTCATCGTGGAGAGCGCGATCTTCGATGCCCTGGGCCGGCTGCCGCTGGGCTCGGCGTTCTCGTTCCTGGCCATCCTGCTCGTGGCGATCTTCTTCATCACGTCCTCCGACTCGGGCTCCCTCGTGGTGGACATGCTCGCCTCCGGGGGGCACCCGAATCCGCCCATCTGGTCGCGGGTCCTGTGGGCCACGCTCGAGGGCCTCGTGGCGGCCGCCCTGCTCCTGGCCGGCGGGCTCGGCGCCCTGCAGGCCGCGGCCCTGGCCACCGCACTGCCGTTCAGCATCGTGCTGCTCGCGATGTGCTGGGCGAACGTCAAGGCGCTCCGACTCGATTCCCAGGTGATCGAACGTGATCGGCTCGAGGAGCGGCTCAACCGGGTGACCGATCACATCGCCGACGTCGTCACCGAGGACTTCTCGAAGTACCCGCAGCTGGAGTCCTACGTCGACGACCGGATCGACTACCGGCTCTCCCGCACCCGGACGGCGTTCGGATCCCGCCCCACGCCCCCGGCGAAGGGCTGA
- the pbp4b gene encoding penicillin binding protein PBP4B has product MFRSRGTAIAAVAGLGVSLLIAAPAGAAETTTLTVHYYSATGSDGDLEALTLGGAAPTAMSTDEDSFGTVAEFAFAGEHDRLGVRASGDSRFPEDLRYVEATDGAAEVWLIDGDARAYGAPQTLDADDVTTSDRKAFIAVEDLTDVLDLTYSYGRNGYVFDGAPADTLDILTIFRNRDYYEIAVDTNRIGQNVTGNMISYWLSEDYVFSDIDGYSEGGEYYLSFGAIEWLFQVRTLIHSGDALVLTPQFVAHDELTTADPAAVGFDPVELASLDDWIQDQVDAGGPAVGVVVTKDGKVVKNDAYGYALRYSTGVDEAGDLTPAELLPESEWEPATTDTLFDLASNSKMYATNYAIQRLVSEGRLDLDATVASFPGWEDFTDANSDYTGKWTVGGAGGITAVHTGKETVTVRDLLHHEGGLIPDPEYPNRASAGDLWYQTDDPDDRAGIIDAISRTPLMYAPRTRFAYSDVDFMILGLLVEQITGERLDVYLENEFYGPLGLEATTFRPLASGFAPEEVAATELNGNTRDGNVSFGTLPNGDPVPMRHYTLQGEVHDEKAFYSMAGVAGHAGLFSTTGDMAVLTQLMLNRGSYGGEQYFDADVADEFTTPHAVGGGNADSSTIALGWRVHSKNAAAYYYFNWGPSRETYGHQGWTGTLTIIDPLHQLTITILTNMRHSPVTSPPNGFAGANYAVADLVPISARVYRALTGESVQFTPAASVAAVADVTVAHGTSLEDAIGALASSTTLTDADGGEWDVALSWELPGYDGRSAGDYEAIGTFDLPDGITPGEPAISTEVRATVTVADEPTAPTDEPTDPTDPTDEPTDGAQDAGGTSDAGGTDGAAGTDGTDGTDGSDGTDGTDATGGTGSADSIGSADGTIPPTGDASEPLPSTGASAGAAALLATLVAAAGAAVLLGRRHRVITRR; this is encoded by the coding sequence ATGTTCAGATCGAGAGGCACGGCGATCGCCGCCGTCGCCGGCCTGGGGGTGTCCCTGCTCATCGCGGCCCCCGCCGGCGCCGCGGAGACCACCACCCTGACCGTGCACTACTACTCCGCGACCGGCAGCGACGGCGACCTCGAGGCGCTCACCCTCGGTGGCGCCGCCCCGACCGCCATGTCCACCGACGAGGACTCCTTCGGCACCGTGGCGGAGTTCGCCTTCGCCGGCGAGCACGACCGCCTCGGCGTGCGCGCGAGTGGCGACAGCCGATTCCCCGAGGACCTGCGTTACGTCGAGGCGACCGACGGCGCCGCCGAGGTCTGGCTGATCGACGGCGACGCCCGCGCCTACGGGGCCCCGCAGACGCTCGACGCCGACGACGTGACCACGAGCGACCGGAAGGCGTTCATCGCGGTCGAGGATCTGACCGACGTCCTCGACCTCACCTACTCCTACGGCAGGAACGGCTACGTCTTCGACGGCGCCCCCGCGGACACGCTCGACATCCTCACGATCTTCCGCAACCGCGACTACTACGAGATCGCGGTCGACACGAACCGGATCGGCCAGAACGTCACCGGCAACATGATCAGCTACTGGCTCTCCGAGGACTACGTGTTCTCCGACATCGACGGCTACTCCGAGGGCGGCGAGTACTACCTCTCCTTCGGCGCCATCGAATGGCTGTTCCAGGTGCGCACGCTCATCCACTCCGGCGACGCCCTCGTGCTCACGCCGCAGTTCGTCGCCCACGACGAGCTCACCACGGCCGACCCCGCCGCGGTGGGCTTCGATCCGGTCGAGCTCGCCTCCCTGGACGACTGGATCCAGGACCAGGTCGACGCGGGCGGCCCGGCGGTGGGCGTCGTCGTCACGAAGGACGGCAAGGTGGTCAAGAACGACGCCTACGGCTACGCGCTGCGCTACTCGACCGGCGTGGACGAGGCGGGAGACCTCACGCCGGCGGAGCTCCTGCCCGAATCCGAATGGGAGCCGGCCACGACCGACACCCTGTTCGACCTCGCGTCGAACTCGAAGATGTACGCCACGAACTACGCGATCCAGCGACTCGTGAGTGAGGGCCGGCTCGACCTGGACGCCACCGTTGCGTCGTTCCCGGGCTGGGAGGACTTCACCGACGCCAACTCCGACTACACGGGCAAGTGGACCGTCGGCGGCGCGGGCGGGATCACGGCGGTGCACACCGGCAAGGAGACCGTGACGGTCCGTGACCTCCTCCATCACGAGGGCGGCCTCATCCCCGATCCCGAGTATCCGAACCGGGCCTCCGCCGGGGACCTGTGGTACCAGACCGACGATCCGGACGACCGGGCCGGGATCATCGACGCGATCAGCCGCACCCCGCTCATGTACGCGCCTCGGACGCGGTTCGCCTACAGCGACGTGGACTTCATGATCCTCGGGCTGCTCGTGGAGCAGATCACCGGCGAACGCCTGGACGTCTATCTGGAGAACGAGTTCTACGGGCCGCTCGGGCTCGAGGCCACGACGTTCCGGCCGCTCGCCTCCGGCTTCGCCCCCGAGGAGGTCGCGGCGACCGAGCTCAACGGGAACACCCGCGACGGGAACGTCTCCTTCGGCACGCTCCCGAACGGCGACCCCGTGCCGATGCGCCACTACACGCTCCAGGGCGAGGTGCACGACGAGAAGGCCTTCTACTCCATGGCCGGTGTCGCCGGGCATGCCGGCCTGTTCTCCACCACCGGCGATATGGCGGTGCTCACCCAGCTCATGCTCAACCGGGGCAGCTACGGCGGTGAGCAGTACTTCGACGCCGACGTGGCCGACGAGTTCACCACGCCGCACGCGGTCGGCGGCGGCAACGCGGACTCCTCGACGATCGCGCTCGGGTGGCGGGTGCACTCGAAGAACGCCGCCGCGTACTACTACTTCAACTGGGGCCCCTCGCGCGAGACCTACGGCCACCAGGGCTGGACCGGCACGCTCACGATCATCGACCCGCTGCACCAGCTGACGATCACGATCCTGACGAACATGCGCCACTCGCCGGTGACGAGCCCCCCGAACGGCTTCGCCGGGGCGAATTACGCCGTGGCGGACCTCGTGCCGATCTCGGCGCGCGTGTACCGGGCGCTCACGGGCGAGAGCGTGCAGTTCACCCCGGCGGCATCGGTCGCCGCGGTGGCCGACGTGACGGTCGCGCACGGCACCTCCCTCGAGGACGCGATCGGAGCGCTCGCCTCCTCGACGACGCTCACCGACGCCGACGGCGGCGAGTGGGACGTGGCCCTGAGCTGGGAGCTTCCGGGCTACGACGGCCGCAGCGCCGGCGACTACGAGGCGATCGGCACGTTCGACCTGCCGGACGGCATCACCCCCGGCGAGCCCGCGATCTCGACCGAGGTGCGCGCGACGGTCACCGTGGCCGACGAGCCGACCGCCCCGACGGACGAGCCCACCGACCCGACCGACCCGACCGACGAGCCCACCGACGGCGCGCAGGACGCGGGCGGGACGAGCGATGCCGGTGGCACGGATGGCGCTGCCGGCACCGATGGCACCGATGGCACCGACGGCTCGGACGGCACGGACGGCACCGACGCCACGGGCGGAACCGGATCCGCCGACAGCATCGGATCCGCCGACGGAACGATCCCGCCGACCGGCGACGCGAGCGAGCCCCTGCCCTCGACGGGCGCGAGTGCCGGGGCCGCCGCGCTCCTGGCGACGCTCGTCGCGGCCGCCGGGGCCGCCGTCCTCCTCGGACGTCGCCACCGGGTGATCACCCGCCGGTGA
- a CDS encoding S1C family serine protease, with the protein MSERPTPHGDHDSDQPQSAWATPNGWGVPSRPGRPDPSEPAVDQSALNPDPSRPDADQSHSSRETGGRPDAPAHENPPAHEAPPAYRPHQPYLPPQQPGAQQPVQPGAAAQGAYAGYQYQQRGPYDQQNQLSQQSQYGQQGQQGHQGHQGHQGQQGHSDHEGQYRRQGGFQEYGRPDQQPAAGGYPGFPVAPARPVREQKRPRVWLAVSTAAVLAAALATGGTAAVMNSDQATAVGITQTTQTSQPATGDPAWAEVAAKVAPAVVAIQVLTNSGEALGSGVVIDGSGHIVTNNHVVAGARKLQVTMADGQIIPATVVGTDPTTDLAVIKLDSIPDNLVAATLGTSADLTVGQPVMAVGNPLGLDSTVTTGIISALDRPVSASDRQGGQPTITNAIQVDAAINPGNSGGPLFNSAGLVVGINSSIATTSQSSGNIGLGFAIPVDLVKNIAEQLIENGVAQHAFLGVSMKDATATAGGVTRTGAQVLQVQPGTPAEQAGIQEGDVIVGIDGHSVASAESLTGYVRQYKSGDKVKLTIIRSGQELTVEATLTTRVESN; encoded by the coding sequence ATGAGCGAACGCCCCACACCACACGGCGACCACGATTCCGACCAGCCACAGTCCGCCTGGGCCACCCCGAACGGCTGGGGCGTCCCGAGCCGACCGGGCCGGCCGGATCCGAGCGAGCCGGCCGTCGACCAGTCGGCCCTCAACCCCGATCCGAGCCGGCCGGACGCGGACCAGTCACATTCGAGCCGGGAGACCGGGGGGCGGCCCGACGCCCCGGCCCACGAGAACCCGCCGGCCCACGAGGCCCCGCCGGCCTATCGGCCGCACCAGCCCTATCTGCCACCGCAGCAGCCGGGTGCCCAGCAGCCCGTGCAGCCGGGCGCTGCTGCGCAGGGCGCCTACGCCGGCTACCAGTATCAGCAGCGGGGCCCGTACGACCAGCAGAACCAGCTGAGCCAACAGAGCCAATACGGCCAACAGGGCCAACAGGGCCACCAGGGCCACCAGGGTCACCAGGGTCAACAGGGCCACTCTGACCACGAGGGCCAATACCGCCGGCAGGGAGGGTTCCAGGAATACGGGCGGCCGGATCAGCAGCCGGCGGCCGGCGGCTACCCGGGCTTCCCGGTCGCGCCGGCCCGCCCCGTGCGGGAGCAGAAGCGACCACGGGTGTGGCTCGCCGTGAGCACGGCGGCCGTCCTGGCCGCGGCGCTCGCCACGGGGGGCACGGCCGCCGTCATGAACTCCGATCAGGCCACCGCCGTCGGGATCACCCAGACCACGCAGACCAGTCAGCCCGCGACCGGCGATCCGGCCTGGGCCGAGGTCGCCGCCAAGGTGGCCCCCGCCGTCGTCGCCATCCAGGTGCTCACGAACTCGGGGGAGGCGCTCGGCTCGGGCGTGGTGATCGACGGCTCCGGCCACATCGTGACCAATAACCACGTGGTCGCCGGCGCCCGGAAGCTGCAGGTCACGATGGCGGACGGACAGATCATTCCGGCCACGGTCGTCGGCACCGACCCCACGACCGACCTCGCCGTGATCAAGCTCGACTCGATTCCCGACAACCTTGTCGCCGCCACCCTGGGCACGTCCGCGGATCTCACGGTCGGTCAACCGGTCATGGCCGTGGGGAACCCGCTCGGCCTCGACTCCACCGTCACCACCGGGATCATCTCCGCCCTCGACCGGCCCGTGAGCGCCAGCGACCGGCAGGGCGGTCAGCCGACGATCACGAACGCGATCCAGGTGGACGCCGCGATCAACCCCGGCAACTCGGGCGGGCCGCTGTTCAACTCGGCCGGCCTGGTCGTGGGCATCAACTCCTCGATCGCCACGACGAGCCAGAGTTCGGGCAACATCGGCCTCGGCTTCGCGATCCCGGTCGACCTGGTCAAGAACATCGCCGAGCAGCTCATCGAGAACGGTGTCGCCCAGCACGCCTTCCTCGGTGTCTCGATGAAGGATGCGACCGCCACCGCCGGGGGCGTCACCCGCACCGGCGCCCAGGTGCTCCAGGTCCAGCCCGGAACGCCGGCCGAGCAGGCCGGCATCCAGGAGGGCGACGTGATCGTCGGGATCGACGGCCACTCGGTCGCCAGCGCCGAGTCCCTCACCGGCTACGTGCGCCAGTACAAGTCCGGCGACAAGGTCAAGCTGACGATCATCCGCTCCGGCCAGGAGCTGACCGTCGAGGCCACCCTGACCACCCGGGTGGAATCGAACTGA
- the menD gene encoding 2-succinyl-5-enolpyruvyl-6-hydroxy-3-cyclohexene-1-carboxylic-acid synthase codes for MTGATDSARQIVATLVGSGVRDVVLAPGSRSAPFAYALAAAAEAGWLTVHVRVDERVAGFTALGLARVRPAAVVTTSGTAVANLHPAIAEAAHSHLPLLAVTADRPAELRGVGANQTTVQPGMFAPLTRLDVDLPAGLGGRALAQQVVRAVACARGVGAPGGPVHLNVALRDPLVPGDSWIPGPAPAPAIEVTGRGGEPSGGHHLRRGPRTVVLAGDGAGIAAAHFAEGAGLPLLAEPSSGARAGATALQYRPVLTGELGDRIDRVVVFGRPTLSRPVSALLARTGVEVVVVASRPGWPDTSGSASVVTPAVTADPPDEATRAWLGAWRAAADRARRAGRPGDRPGDLLGDRPTGAAVLDRCLRPGAPTTMLGASMTIRHADVHAPAGEEYTDSGVHANRGLAGIDGTISTATGLALGLDRPVRVVLGDLSFAHDAGGLALGPDEIEADLQVLVLNDGGGTIFSTLEHAAAPDPVLRRFFTTPLRLDLEALAHGYGADYRRVDSMAELDRELAHEIRGRRVVEIPLT; via the coding sequence ATGACCGGGGCGACGGACTCCGCCCGGCAGATCGTGGCCACGCTTGTGGGCAGCGGGGTGCGCGACGTCGTGCTCGCGCCCGGTTCGCGCAGCGCCCCGTTCGCCTACGCCCTCGCCGCCGCGGCCGAGGCGGGCTGGCTCACCGTGCACGTGCGCGTGGACGAACGGGTCGCGGGCTTCACCGCGCTCGGCCTGGCACGGGTGCGGCCGGCGGCCGTGGTCACGACCTCGGGGACCGCGGTGGCGAACCTCCACCCCGCGATCGCCGAGGCCGCCCACTCCCATCTCCCGCTGCTCGCGGTCACCGCGGACCGGCCGGCGGAACTGCGCGGGGTCGGCGCGAACCAGACGACCGTGCAGCCGGGCATGTTCGCCCCGCTCACCCGACTCGACGTCGATCTGCCCGCGGGCCTCGGCGGCCGTGCGCTCGCCCAGCAGGTGGTGCGGGCCGTGGCATGCGCCCGGGGCGTCGGCGCACCGGGTGGGCCGGTGCACCTGAACGTCGCCCTCCGCGACCCCCTCGTGCCCGGGGATTCCTGGATTCCCGGCCCGGCCCCGGCACCCGCCATCGAGGTCACGGGCCGCGGCGGCGAGCCGTCGGGCGGCCACCACCTCCGGCGCGGTCCGCGGACCGTCGTGCTCGCCGGCGACGGCGCCGGAATCGCCGCCGCCCACTTCGCCGAGGGGGCCGGCCTCCCGCTGCTGGCCGAACCCTCCTCGGGTGCGCGCGCCGGGGCCACGGCGCTGCAGTACCGGCCCGTGCTCACCGGCGAGCTGGGCGATCGGATCGACCGGGTCGTCGTGTTCGGGCGGCCGACGCTCAGCCGGCCGGTCTCGGCGCTGCTTGCCCGCACCGGGGTCGAGGTCGTGGTCGTCGCGTCGCGGCCCGGATGGCCGGACACCTCGGGCAGCGCGAGCGTCGTCACGCCCGCCGTGACGGCCGACCCGCCGGATGAGGCCACGCGGGCCTGGCTCGGCGCGTGGCGCGCGGCCGCCGACCGCGCCCGGCGGGCGGGCCGGCCCGGTGATCGGCCCGGAGATCTGCTCGGCGATCGGCCCACCGGGGCGGCGGTGCTCGACCGCTGCCTGCGCCCGGGCGCGCCCACCACGATGCTCGGCGCCTCGATGACGATCCGCCATGCCGACGTGCACGCCCCGGCGGGGGAGGAGTACACCGACTCCGGCGTTCACGCGAACCGCGGCCTCGCGGGCATCGACGGCACGATCTCGACGGCGACGGGGCTCGCGCTCGGCCTGGATCGCCCCGTGCGGGTCGTGCTCGGCGACCTGAGCTTCGCGCACGATGCCGGCGGGCTGGCGCTGGGGCCGGACGAGATCGAGGCGGACCTGCAGGTGCTCGTGCTCAACGACGGCGGCGGCACGATCTTCTCCACGCTCGAACACGCGGCCGCGCCCGATCCCGTGCTGCGACGGTTCTTCACGACCCCGCTGCGGCTCGACCTGGAGGCGCTCGCCCACGGCTATGGGGCCGACTATCGGCGCGTCGATTCGATGGCGGAGCTGGACCGGGAGCTCGCGCACGAGATCCGCGGACGTAGGGTGGTGGAGATCCCCCTGACGTGA
- a CDS encoding isochorismate synthase MenF, which yields MSAPSAAPLAPSPAYLARTVPIDDPGDLLRYLPAPTPGAALSWIRGGEGLVAWGEIARFRTTGPARFDDADNHWSEFMSRCVVRDEVGLPGTGPLAFGSFAFSADSPAGGVLIVPEVILGRRDGAAWLTVVTPGSLGPLPDLPAHLASVAPLTEATTAAFAAGARDEAAWLAEVGQVISAIRSGEVAKVVVARDLIATTTAPIDVRRTLGHLASAYATSWTFAVDGLIGATPELLLRRERGLLASRVLAGTIRRTGDADVDATHAAALAHSSKDLEEHEYAVDSLLESLRDHVATTSCPEVPFILQLPNVMHLATDVTAVPDADSTEVSSLAFAALLHPTAAVCGTPTAEAARVLAAHEGMDRNRYAGPVGWMGGDGDGEWAIALRTARAVTDRTWQLFAGCGIMAASDPAAEWAESEAKLAPMREAITAS from the coding sequence ATGTCTGCTCCCTCCGCGGCACCCCTCGCCCCCAGCCCCGCCTACCTCGCCCGCACGGTCCCGATCGACGACCCGGGCGACCTGCTGAGGTACCTGCCGGCCCCCACCCCCGGGGCCGCGCTCAGCTGGATCCGCGGCGGTGAGGGGCTCGTCGCCTGGGGCGAGATCGCCCGGTTCCGCACGACCGGGCCGGCCCGGTTCGACGATGCCGACAACCACTGGAGCGAGTTCATGTCGCGCTGCGTCGTCCGCGACGAGGTGGGCCTGCCCGGCACCGGGCCGCTCGCCTTCGGCTCCTTCGCGTTCTCCGCGGACTCCCCCGCGGGCGGGGTGCTCATCGTGCCGGAGGTGATCCTCGGGCGTCGGGACGGCGCAGCGTGGCTCACCGTCGTCACTCCCGGATCGCTCGGGCCACTTCCCGATCTTCCGGCTCACCTCGCGAGCGTGGCACCGCTCACGGAGGCGACCACCGCCGCCTTCGCCGCCGGCGCCCGGGACGAGGCCGCCTGGCTCGCCGAGGTCGGGCAGGTCATCTCCGCGATCCGCTCGGGCGAGGTGGCCAAGGTGGTCGTCGCGCGTGATCTCATCGCCACGACGACCGCCCCGATCGACGTGCGCCGCACGCTCGGCCACCTGGCGAGCGCGTACGCGACGAGCTGGACCTTCGCGGTCGACGGGCTCATCGGGGCGACCCCCGAACTCCTGCTGCGGCGGGAGCGGGGACTGCTCGCCTCCCGGGTCCTGGCCGGCACGATCCGGCGCACGGGCGACGCGGACGTCGACGCCACGCACGCGGCCGCCCTCGCGCACTCGTCGAAGGACCTCGAGGAGCACGAGTACGCGGTCGACTCCCTGCTCGAATCGCTCCGGGACCACGTGGCCACGACGAGCTGCCCCGAGGTGCCGTTCATCCTGCAGCTGCCGAACGTCATGCACCTGGCGACCGACGTCACGGCCGTACCGGACGCCGACTCGACCGAGGTGTCCTCGCTCGCGTTCGCTGCGCTGCTCCATCCGACGGCGGCGGTATGCGGCACCCCCACCGCCGAGGCCGCGCGGGTGCTGGCCGCCCACGAGGGAATGGACCGGAACCGCTACGCCGGGCCGGTCGGCTGGATGGGCGGCGACGGCGACGGCGAATGGGCCATCGCGCTGCGGACCGCCCGGGCCGTCACGGATCGGACGTGGCAGCTCTTCGCCGGCTGCGGGATCATGGCGGCCTCGGATCCCGCCGCCGAGTGGGCCGAGTCCGAGGCGAAGCTCGCCCCGATGCGCGAGGCGATCACGGCGTCCTGA
- a CDS encoding 1,4-dihydroxy-2-naphthoyl-CoA synthase produces MSQLPAQVSDLFDPARWRDIPGFDFTDLTYHRGVERSGGATGAERDLPVVRIALDRPEVRNAFRPHTVDELYRALDHARMSPDVAAVLLTGNGPSPKDGGWAFCSGGDQRIRGRSGYQYAEGSTAQTVDPARAGRLHILEVQRLMRTMPKPVIAVVPGWAAGGGHSLHVVADLTIASIEHARFMQTDANVGSFDAGYGSGLLARQVGDKRAREIFFLAREYSAEQAERWGAINEAVPHAELENVALEYARIIATKSPQAIRMLKFAFNLVDDGLAGQQVFAGEATRLAYMTDEAVEGRDAFLQRRDPDWSGFPRYF; encoded by the coding sequence GTGAGCCAGTTGCCAGCACAGGTCTCGGACCTCTTCGACCCCGCGCGGTGGCGCGACATCCCCGGATTCGACTTCACCGACCTCACCTACCACCGCGGCGTCGAGCGCTCGGGCGGCGCCACGGGTGCCGAGCGCGACCTGCCGGTCGTGCGGATCGCGCTCGACCGGCCCGAGGTGCGCAACGCGTTCCGCCCGCACACGGTCGACGAGCTGTACCGGGCGCTCGACCACGCACGGATGAGCCCGGACGTCGCGGCCGTGCTCCTCACCGGCAACGGCCCGAGCCCCAAGGACGGCGGGTGGGCGTTCTGTTCCGGCGGCGACCAGCGGATCCGGGGGCGCTCCGGGTACCAGTACGCGGAGGGCTCGACCGCGCAGACGGTCGATCCGGCGCGGGCGGGGCGGCTGCACATCCTCGAGGTGCAGCGGCTCATGCGCACGATGCCCAAGCCGGTCATCGCGGTCGTGCCGGGCTGGGCCGCGGGCGGCGGGCACAGCCTGCACGTCGTGGCGGACCTGACGATCGCCTCGATCGAACACGCGAGGTTCATGCAGACGGACGCGAACGTCGGCTCCTTCGACGCCGGCTACGGCTCGGGCCTGCTCGCCCGCCAGGTCGGCGACAAGCGCGCCCGGGAGATCTTCTTCCTCGCCCGCGAATACTCGGCGGAGCAGGCCGAGCGCTGGGGGGCGATCAACGAGGCGGTGCCGCACGCGGAGCTGGAGAACGTCGCGCTCGAGTACGCGCGGATCATCGCCACGAAGTCCCCGCAGGCGATCCGGATGCTCAAGTTCGCGTTCAACCTCGTGGACGACGGGCTCGCGGGCCAGCAGGTCTTCGCCGGGGAGGCGACCCGGCTGGCCTATATGACCGACGAGGCCGTCGAGGGCAGGGACGCGTTCCTGCAGCGCCGCGATCCCGACTGGTCGGGCTTCCCGCGGTACTTCTGA